GACAAAAAAAGCAAATGTCAATAAGAAATAAAATTTCTGGAACTCCAGAAAGACCAAGACTTTCAGTTTTTAGATCAAATACTAACATTTTTGCTCAATTAATAGATGATGTAAATGGAGTAACTCTTGTATCAGCATCAACAATTGATAAAGCATTAAGAGGAAGTATTGCTAACGGTGGAAATGTAGAAGCAGCAAAAGCCGTTGGAAAAGCAATAGCTGAAAGAGCTAAAGAAAAAGGAATAGGAGCTATCGTATTTGATAGATCAGGATACAAATATACAGGAAGAGTAGCGGCTCTTGCAGAAGCGGCTAGAGAAGCTGGATTAAGCTTCTAATTTTTAAGAGAGGAGGATTTCACTTGTTAAACAGAGAAGAAAATCAATATCAAGAAAAATTATTGAAGATATCTAGAGTTTCTAAAACAACTAAAGGAGGAAGAACAATATCTTTCTCAGTGTTAGCTGCTGTTGGAGATGGAGAAGGTAAAATAGGATTAGGATTAGGAAAAGCAAATGGTGTTCCTGATGCTATAAGAAAAGCTATTGCAGCTGCAAAGAAAAATGTAGTAAAAGTTTCTTTGAAAAATAATACAGTTCCTCATGAAATAACTGGAAAATGGGGAGCAACTACTCTATGGATGGCACCAGCATATGAAGGGACTGGAGTAATAGCTGGTTCTGCTTCAAGAGAAATTTTAGAATTGGTTGGAGTTCATGACATTTTAACTAAAATTAAAGGGTCAAGAAATAAACATAACGTAGCAAGAGCTACTGTGGAAGCATTGAAAAATCTTAGAACTGCTGAAGAAATAGCAGCTTTAAGAGGAAAAGAAGTTAAGGATATCTTAAGCTAGGAGGAAGATGAAGATGGCAAGACTTAGAATAGAGCTTGTAAAAAGCATAATCGGAAGAAAGCCTAATCACATAGCAACTGTAAAGTCGCTAGGGCTTAAGAAGATGCATGATGTAGTAGAACATAATGAAACACCTGAATTAAAAGGGAAACTAGCTCAAGTTTCTTATTTGTTAAAAGTTGAGGAGGTGCAAGCATAGTGAAATTAAATGAATTATCACCTTCAGTTCCTAGAAAGGAAAGAAAAAGAGTAGGTAGAGGTAACTCATCTGGTTGGGGAAAAACAGCTGGAAAAGGTAGCAATGGTCAAAATTCAAGAGCAGGTGGAGGAGTAAAACCTTATTTTGAAGGTGGACAAATGCCAATATATAGAAGAGTTCCAAAAAGAGGATTCTCAAATGCTATATTTAAAAAAGAATACACTCTATTATCACTAGATTTCTTAAATAGTCATTTTGAAGATGGAGAAACTGTAAGTATAGAAACTCTATGCAACAAATTCTTATTAAAGAAATGCAATGATGGAATAAAAGTTTTAGGAAATGGAGAATTAACTAAAAAATTAACTGTTGTTGCTCATAAAGTTTCAAAATCAGCAAAAGCTGCTATTGAAGCAAAAGGTGGATCAGTAGAAATCGTTGAAGAAAAAGGTTTTGAAAGAGCAGAAAATAATAAATAGTATTAATCTAAGGTAGGTGAATACATGACTTTAATAGAGAAGTTTAATTCTAAATTAAGTAGTATAGTAAAAATTCCTGAACTTAGAGAGAGAATACTTTTCACATTACTAATGTTTTTAGTAGCCAGAGTAGGGACTTTAATTCCTGCTCCTGGTGTTGATGTGGATAGATTGTCAGCAATGGCTTCAAATAATAATGTACTTAGTTATATAAATATGTTTTCTGGAGGAGCTTTCACAAGAATATCTATATTTTCATTGGGAATAATTCCATATATCAACTCATCAATAGTAGTAAGTTTACTTACATCTATTGTCCCTCAACTTGAAGAAATTCAAAAAGAAGGAGAATCTGGAAGAAATAAAATCACTCAATGGACAAGATATTTGACAATAGCACTTGCAATAATTCAAGGAGCTGGAGTTTGTTTGTGGTTACAATCTGTAGGGCTTATTTATAATCCTGGAATAGGATTCTTTGTGAGAACTATAACAACATTAACAGCTGGAACAGTATTTTTAATGTGGGTTGGAGAACAAATTTCTATAAAAGGAATAGGAAATGGAGTATCACTTATTATTTTCTTGAATGTAATTTCAAGAGCACCATCAAGTGTTATTCAAACTATTCAAACTATGCAAGGGAATAAGTTTTTAATACCTTTATTGGTATTAGTTGCTTTCCTTGGAACAGTAACAATAGCTGGAATAGTTTTATTTCAACTAGGGCAAAGAAAAATTCCTATTCATTACGTAGGAAAAGGATTTAATACTAGAGGTGGAATGGGTCAAAACTCATATATTCCTTTAAGATTAAATACTGCAGGGGTAATGCCTGTAATATTTGCCTCAGTATTTATGTTGATTCCTGGTGTGGTAGTTAATGCATTACCTTCTACATTATCTATTAAAACAACTTTATCAATAATATTTGGACAAAATCATCCAGTATATATGATATTGTATGCATTAGTAATAATGTTTTTCTCTTTCTTCTACACAGCTTTAGTTTTCGATCCTGAAAAGGTTGCTGAAAATTTAAAACAAGGTGGAGGAACAATTCCTGGAATAAGACCTGGGGAAGAAACTGTAGAATATCTTGAAGGTGTTGTAAGTAGAATAACTTGGGGTGGAGGAATATTTTTAGCTTTAATTTCAATACTACCTTATGTTATATTTACATCTATGGGACTTCCAGTTTATTTTGGAGGAACAGGAATAATAATCGTTGTCGGTGTTGCTTTGGATACTGTGCAACAAATTGATGCTCATTTAGTTATGAGAGAATACAAAGGATTTATTTAATAATTATTGAATAAAATAGTAAAAGGAGTTTTCATTGAGAACTCCTTTTTATTTTTTATAAGGAAAGCATAAAAGTAAATAGTGAAAATTAGTCTCTGACGTTCGTATTAGTTTGAAGAGTCTATATTCATTGAGCTCGTATAACTCATACGGTTATCAAGAGAATTTATTTATTATATAAATAAAACAAAGAAATTGTGATATAATTTAAGAAAAACATAAAATAATGGAGAAAAAAATGAGAGTAAAATTAGTAAGAGATGATAAAAATTCAAATTATAAAGTTAGTTTGAAAAATATAAAAAAAGAAAAAGAATTTGTAAAATTATTAGATGACTACAATATAGAGTATAAAAAAACAGAATATTTCAAAGATTTTTTTATTTATAATTTAAAAAATATTAATAGTAAGTTTATAATGCTACTTCAAGAAAAAGCTTCAAATTATATTGCATACATAGAGCCTATGTCAGTGTATTCATTACCTATAAAAATAGATAATATAGATGGAGAAGTGCAAGTTCTATATCCAGAAGAAAACAAGAAGTACATAACATTGGGAGTAGTTGACAATGGTATAGGTCATATAAAATATTTAAAACCTTGGATTAAAAAAGTACATTCAAGATATTTAAAAGAAGATGTAAGTGCAACTCATGGAACTTTTGTATCTGGACTTGCTCTCTATGGGGATATTTTGGCTGGGAGAGATATAGTAAAGAATGAAGGTTTTTATTTGCTAGATGCAACGGTTTTATCAGCAACCAGTATAGAGGAAGATGAGCTTTTAAAGAATATTGTGTTAGCAATTGAAGAAAACTATAAAAAAGTTAAAATTTGGAATTTATCCTTGAGTGTAAAATTAGAAATAGAGGAAGATATTTTCTCAGATTTTGGAGTTGTCTTAGATTATATACAACAAAAATATGGAGTTTTAATTTTTAAATCAGGTGGAAATGGTGGAAACTTTATGAAGAAAAAGCCTAAAGGTAAACTGTATCATGGTTCAGACTCTTTGATGTCTATTGTTGTCGGCTCAGTTACAGATGAGGGCTATGCTTCAAATTATAGCAGAGTAGGTTTAGGCCCACAAAATACAATAAAACCAGATATTGCAAGTTATGGAGGGGATTTATCTTTGGGAGAAGATGGAGAAATGATAATGACAGGAGTTAAATCATTTTCTGTGAATGGAAATATAGCTTCTTCATCTGGGACAAGTTTTGCTACTGCAAGAATGTCTTCACTTGCAACTATAATATATCAAAATATATGTAAAGATTTTGATAATTTTTCAGATTTTGATGCTACATTGATAAAAGCATTAATAATACATTCATCTAAGAATACCGATAAAAATTTAAAAGTAGAAGAAATAGGTTTTGGAGTTCCAGCAGATTCTCAGGAAATACTTTCATATTTTAATAATGAAAATATAAAAATTATTAGTGGAACTATGAAAGATAAAAAAGTTATTGATATAGATAAAATATTTAGTGGATACAAAAGAAATATGAGAATAAAAGTTACACTTGCCTATGAAACAGAACTAGATTTTTATCAAAATGAAGAATATATAAAATCAGATATAAAAATTAGAAGTTTTTCAGAAAAGGGGAAAAATTTAATAAGAAAATTTGAGGCTGATATAGAAAGGGGAGAAAAATTGGAGTTATACTCTAATAGCAATGTTGAAAAGAAATATACATTGATAATTGAAAAAATATAAGGTGATTTCATGAATAAAACAGAAAGAATAGGAATAATAAATACTTTTGTTGGAGGAACACTTTGGGGAATAAATGGTGTTATGGGGAGCTATTTATTTTTAAATAAGGCTGTTACAACAAATTGGTTAGTTCCGTATAGATTATTAATAGCTGGGTTGATATTGCTAAGCTATTTATATTATAAAAATGGGAAAAAGGTTTTTGACATTTTAAAAAATGGAAAAGATTTATTAAGTATAGTAATATTTGGTATATTTGGAATGATGGGAACTCAATATACATATTTTACAGCTATTGAATACTCTAATGCAGCAATAGCAACAGTCCTAACTTATTTTGGACCAACCTTAGTACTTGTGTATGTCTGTATGAGAGAGGCTAGAAGACCATTAAAATATGAAATATTTTCTATAGTTTTATCAATGTTTGGAGTATTTTTATTGGCAACTCATGGTAATTTTTCAGGACTACAAATCTCATTTAAAGCATTATTTTGGGGAATGTTGTCAGCTATGACTTTAGTTGTTTATACTATTCAGCCAGAAAAGATATTAAAAAAATATGGTACAACAGCAGTAGTTGCTTGGGGAATGTTTATAGGTGGTATAATTTCAATATTTATGTTTAATCCTTGGAAAGTAGATGTAATTTTTGACTTTACAACGTTTATATTTTTTATAATTATAATATTTTCAGGGACAATAGCAGCCTTTGTATTATATTTGACAGGGGTTACTATGATAGGACCTACTAAAGCAAGTATAATAGCCTGTGTTGAACCTGTGTCAGCAACAATATTTTCAATAATTTTTATGGGAGTAACATTTGGATTTTTAGATATAATAGGTTTTATATGTGTAATTTCTACCATATTTATAGTTGCAATTTTTGATAAAAAAGAAGTAAAGAAGAAAGTAAAATAAAGAGGTGTAGATTTGGCAATAATACAAGCAAATGATATCTATATGGCTTTTTCTGGAGAAACTTTATTTAAGGAAATAAATTTCTCAGTTGATGAAAAAGATAAAATTGGGATAATTGGAGTTAATGGAGCAGGTAAAACAACTTTAATAAAACTTTTATTAGGTAAGGAAAATTCAGAAGTTAATCCTGAAACGAATGAAAGAGGGACTATATCAAAAAAAAGTAATTTAAAAATTGGATACTTAGCTCAAAACACAGTTTTAAATAAAGAGAATACAATATTTGAAGAATTGATGACAGTTTTTAATAATTTATCAGATGATTACAATAGAATGCAGGAAATAAACTTTTTACTTACTGTTGACCAAGATAATTTTGATAAACTTATGGAAGAGCTTGGAGAAATAAGTGAAAGATATGAGAGAAATGATGGATATTCAATAGAGTATAAAATAAAACAAATTTTAAATGGTTTGAATATTCCAGAAAATTTATGGTCTATGAAAATTGAAAAATTATCTGGAGGACAAAATTCAAGAGTTGCACTAGCTAAAATTTTGTTAGAAGAACCAGACTTGTTAATACTAGATGAGCCGACTAACCACTTAGATTTGACTTCTATTGAATGGCTTGAAAAAATATTGAAAGATTATAATAAAGCTATACTTTTGATATCTCACGATGTATATTTTTTAGATAATGTAGTCAATAGAATTTTTGAAATTGAAGGGAAAAGGTTAAAAGACTATAAAGGAAATTATACAGATTTTTTAATTCAAAAAGAGGCTTATTTGAGTGGAGAAGTAAAAGCTTACGAAAAAGAACAAGAAAAAATTAAAAAAATGGAAGAATTTATAAGAAGGTATAAGGCAGGAGTAAAATCGAAACAAGCTAGAGGAAGAGAAAAAATATTAAATAGAATGGAGAAAATGGAAAATCCTGTTGTTACAACCAAGAAAATAAAACTTGAATTTGATATAAAAGCTCAGAGTGTTGATTTAGTTTTGGATATTAAAAATTTATCAAAAACTTTTGAAAATAAGTTGCTATTTAAAGATTTAAATTTAAAAATTTATCGTGGAGAAAGAATAGGGTTAATAGGGAAAAATGGTACGGGAAAATCAACTCTTTTAAAAATTATAAATGGTTTAGAAAAAGCTAGTATCGGAGAATTTAAAATCGGAGAAAGAGTTTCTATTGGCTACTATGACCAAAATCATCAAGGTTTGGGATTAAATAACAACATAATAGAGGAACTTATGTATTATTTTACTTTGTCAGAGGAAGAAGCAAGAAATATTTGTGGAGCCTTTTTATTTAGAGAAGATGATATTTATAAAAAAATAAGTTCATTAAGTGGTGGAGAAAAAGCAAGAGTTGCTTTTATGAAGTTGATGCTTGAAAAACCGAATTTTTTAATACTAGATGAGCCAACAAATCACTTGGATATATATTCAAGAGAAATATTAATGAATTCTTTAGAAAATTATCCTGGAACAGTTTTGGTAGTCTCTCACGATAGAAATTTCTTAGACACTGTTGTAAATAAAATTTATGAATTAAAAACTGATGGTGTGGAAACTTTTAATGGAGACTATGAAACTTACAAAAAAGAAAAAGAAAATGTAAAAGTAAAAAATGAAGAAGCAGTAAAATCTTATGAGGAACAGAAAAAAAATAAAAATAGAATAGCTTCTTTAGAAAAAAAGCTTATAAAGTTTGAAGAAGAAATAGGGAAATTGGAAGAGCAAAAAGAAGACATAAACAAGAAGTATCTACTTGCTGGAGAAAAAAATAATGTAGATGAATTAATGTCGTTACAAGAAGACTTAGACAATATTGATATGAAAATTTTAGAAAAATATCAAGAATGGGAAGAAAGTGAAGCAGAACTTAACGAGTTGAAGGAATAAAAGAGAAAAATGAATGTAGTTTAATCAAACACTATATTCATTTTTTTAATGTAACTATTAATTTTATTAATAATTTGATTGAAAAAAATTTGATTATATAGTAAAATCTTAGATGATTGAATTAAAATAGGAGGAAGTATAATGAAAAAAAGAATTTTATTAGTATTCACAGTACTATTATCTTTATTATTAGTAGCTTGTGGAGGAGAAAAGAAAGAAGCAAATCCAGAAGCTTACCCAGAAAAGCCAGTTAATGTTATTATAGCTTATAAAGCAGGAGGAGGAACAGATGTTGGAGCTCGTATTTTAATGGCAGAAGCTCAAAAGAATTTCCCTCAAACATTTGTTATAGTTAACAAACCAGGTGCTGACGGAGAAATAGGGTATACAGAACTTGCTAAAGCAAATCCAGATGGATATACAATTGGATTTATCAATTTACCAACTTTTGTAAGTTTACCACATGAAAGAAAAACAAAATACAACATTGATGATGTAGAACCTATTATGAACCATGTTTATGATCCAGGTGTATTAGTTGTAAGAGCTGATAGCAAATTTAATACTGTTGCTGATTTTGTTGAATATGCAAAAGCTCATCCAGAAGAATTAACAATTTCTAACAACGGAACAGGAGCTTCTAACCACATAGGAGCTGCTCACTTTGCTAAAGAAGCTGGAATACAAGTAACTCATGTGCCATTTGGTGGAAGTACAGATATGATTTCTGCTCTTCGTGGAGACCATGTTAATGCAACAGTTGCTAAAATTAGTGAAGTTGCAAGTTTAGTAAAATCAGGAGAATTAAAAATATTAGCTTCATTTACTGATAAAAGATTAGAAGGATTTGAAGATGTTCCAACTTTAACTGAAAGTGGATATCCAGTATTATTTGGGTCAGCTCGTGCTATAGTTGCACCAAAAGGAACACCAAAAGAAATTATCCAAAAATTACATGATGTATTTAAACAAGCATTAGAATCAGCAGATAATGTTGAAAAATCAAAAAATGCTAACTTACCTTTATTATATATGTCACCTGAAGAATTAGGACAATATATTAAAGATCAAGAAAAATATATTATTGAAACTGTTCCAACATTAGGAATAAACTAATAATAAATAGTAGTAAAATAACTTGTTTATGATTTATTTATTTTACTAAAATTAGACTTTAATGTTTGAAATATTAAATGAAAAGGTTGTTGCAATATAGCTTTAACAAGTTTATATTATCAGATTGATTAATTGACCAACCAGATGTTATAAATTGTTAGAGTAGTTGTGACAACCTTATTTTTTATATAAAAGTATAAAATAAATAGTGAGAATTAGTCTCTTATGTCCGCATTAGTTGAAGAGCCTGTATTCGTTGAGCTCGTAAACTATACGGCTGTCGAGAGACGTTATTTTTATAATTATATTTAAGTAGAAAGGTAAAAAATATGAGAAAATATGATAGATTTCTAACAATCGGTTTATTTGTTTTGGAGGCATTTTATTTCTTTTTAATAAAACAATTACCTCCTAAAGCGGCAAGATATCCAGAATTTGTATTATCTTTAATGTTATTTTTAACAATTTTATTAGCTATAAATACATTTATTATTAAACCTAAAAATGTTGAAGAAGAGGATAAATTCAAAGGTAATTTATTTAAACAATTCTTTTTTGTTATTGCAATATCAGTGGTTTATGTTATATTAATTGATATAATTGGATTCTTTGTATCTACTGCAATTTATCTATTTGTGACTATGGTAGCTTTAAAAAGTAATGTTAAATGGAGTATTGTTGTGAGTATTTTATTCCCAATATTCTTATATCTAGTGTTTGTATCATTCTTAAAAGTACCAGTCCCAAGAGGATTTTTAATATAGGTTAGGAGGAATAAATTATGTCAGATGTTTTATATGGATACATGGCGGCAATGACTCCAATAAATTTACTTGCTGGAGTTATTAGTGTGGCTATCGGAATAACAATAGGAGCTTTACCAGGGCTTTCTGCAGCAATGGGGGTTGCTCTATTAATACCAATCACATTTGGAATGGATCCTTCTACAGGTTTAATAACTTTAGCGGGAGTATATTGTGGAGCAATATTTGGTGGTTCAATTTCTGCAATACTAATTCGTACACCAGGAACACCAGCAGCAGCAGCAACAGCTATTGATGGATATGAATTAACAAAACAAGGAAAAGCAGGTACAGCTTTAGGAACTGCAATTACAGCTTCATTTATAGGAGGAATATTAAGTGCTATTCCACTTTATTTATTCGCTCCAAGACTAGCAAAACTTGCTTTACTTTTTGGACCGGCAGAATATTTTTGGCTATCTATTTTTGGGCTAACTATAATAGCAGGAGCAAGTACAAAATCAATAGTAAAAGGTCTGATTTCAGGAGCTTTAGGATTAATGCTATCAACAGTGGGAATGGATCCAATGCTTGGAAATCCTCGTTTTACATTTGGAATACCAGCTTTACTTTCAGGGATACCTTTTACAGCAGCACTTATTGGACTATTCTCAATGTCACAAGTTTTAATGCTTGCTGAAAAGAAGATAAAAGAAGCTGGGAATATGGTTGAATTTGATAATAAAGTTCTTTTATCAAAAAGCCAAATTTTAGAAATATTACCAACTTCATTAAGATCTACTGTTATAGGAAGTATTATAGGAATATTACCGGGAGCAGGAGCAAGTATAGCTGCATTTTTAGGTTATAATGAAGCAAAAAGATTTTCTAAAAAGAAAGAATTATTTGGACATGGAAGTATTGAAGGTATAGCAGGAGCAGAGGCTGCAAATAATGCAGTTACAGGAGGATCATTAATTCCAACATTTACACTTGGAATACCAGGAGAAAGTGTTACTGCTGTATTACTAGGAGGTCTTATGATACAAGGACTTCAACCTGGGCCAGATTTGTTTACAGTACATGGAAAAATAACTTATACATTCTTTGCTGGTTTTGTAATTGTTAATATATTTATGTTAATATTAGGATTATTTGGTTCAAAATTATTTGCAAAAGTATCAAGAGTATCAGATAGCTACTTAATACCTTTGATTTTTTCATTGAGTGTAATTGGTTCTTATGCTATTAATAACCAATTAACAGATGTTTGGGTAATGTTTGTCTTTGGTATAATTGGATACTTTGTTCAAAAATTTGAATTGAACTCAGCATCAATAGTTCTAGCTTTAATCTTAGGACCAATTGGTGAATCTGGACTTAGAAGATCTTTAATATTGAATCATCAAAGTTATTCAATATTATTCCAAAGTACAGTTTCAAAAGTTTTATTACTTTTAACTCTTTTCTCATTGTTATCTCCAATAATAATGGCTAAGTTTCAAAAAAAGAAAGAAAAATAGATAAAAAAGAAGCTGTTGCATTTTAATTTTGCAACAGCTTTTCTTATTTATAAGGATAAATAACAAAAATTAGTTCCTGATGTCCGTATTAGTTCGAAGAGCCTGTGTTCATTGAGCTCGTAGAACTCATACGGCTGTCAAGAGATTTTGTTTCAATTGCTATTTAATCCAAGACATTAATTTTCTTAATTCTTGTCCTACTTCTTCAATTTTATGTTCACTTGCAGCTTTTCTATGAGCTTTTAAGAATGGTTGACCTGCTTTAGAATCTGCTAAAAATTCATCAGCAAATTTTCCAGATTGAATATCTGCTAAAATATTTCTCATAGCATCTTTAGAAACAGATGTTATAACTTTTGGTCCTGCTAAGAAATCTCCATATTCAGCTGTGTTAGAGATAGAGTGTCTCATTTTTCCAAATCCTCCTTCATAGATTAGGTCAACGATTAACTTCATTTCGTGTAGACATTCAAAATAAGCGTTTACAGGATCATATCCAGCTTCTGTTAAAACTTCAAATCCATTTTTGATAAGTTCTGTAATTCCACCACATAAAACAGCTTGTTCTCCAAATAAATCTGTTTCAGTTTCTTGTTTAAATGTAGTTTCAAGTATTCCTGATCTTCCTCCACCTATACCAGAAGCCCAAGCAAGAGCAATATCTTTTGTATCTCCACTAGGATCTTGATATACAGCTATTAAGCAAGGTACTCCACTTCCTTCTTGGAAAGTTCTTCTAACTAGATGTCCAGGCCCTTTAGGTGCAACCATAAATACATTTATGTCTTCGTTTGGTTGAATTTTTTTGAAATGAATGTTAAATCCATGTCCAAATCCAAGGTAAGCACCTTTCTTTAAGTTTGGAGCTATACTGTTAGTATAAGTATCTCCTTGAATTTCATCTGGTATTAAAACCATAACTACATCTGCATTTTTAACTGCTTCTCCAGTTTCTTTTACAACAAAACCTGCTTCTTCTGCAACTTTCCAAGTCTTAGAATCTTTTCTAAGTCCAATAGTAACATCCATTCCATTTTCTTTTAAGTTAAGTGCATGAGCATGTCCTTGTGAACCATAACCTAAAACTGTGATTTTCTTTCCTACTAATTTTTGTAAATTACAATCTGCATCATAATATACAGTTGTTCCTAAAATGTTTCCTGCCATTTTAAATTCCTCCTAAATTTTATGTTTAAAATACAATTTATATAAAAATATAAAATTAGTCTCTGATATCTGTATTAGTTCGAAGAGCCTGTGTTTATTGAGCTCGTAGAACTCATACGGCTATCAAGAGGCTTTTTTTATATCATTTCACAATTAACCAGGGTCTATTATTAGACCATTCAATTTTTACATCTATTTCATAAAGCTTTGATAAATTTTCATCAGTTAAAACTTCATATTTATTTCCTTGAGCTACAATTTTCCCATTATCAAGTATAGCTACATGACTAATAGAAGCTATAATTTCTTCTATTTGATGTGTTACATAAATAAATGGTATAGCATTTATATTTTTAGAATTTTTTTCTAGACTTTTTAATAACATTTCTCTTGCTCTTATATCTAAGCCAGAACAAGGCTCATCTAAAATCAAAAGAGATGGTTCATTCATAAAGGCTCTTGCAAGTAAAGTTTTTCTTTGTTCACCTTGTGATAAAGTGTTAAATTTATTTAATTTTAAATGAGATAGTTTAAAATCTTTTATAATACTATTTGCTTTTTCTCTATCTTTTTGAGTTATCTCTTGATAAATACCTATTGAGTTATATTTTCCTGATAAAACAATATCCATTAAAGATTGAGTGTTTAGCCTATCTGAAAAATTATTTAAAGTAGAACTAACAAAACCAACTTTTTCTTTAATCTCTGCCCAAATACAAGTCCCAAATTTTTTATCAAAAACAGAAACTTCTCCTTTTGTTGCAAAAGTATATGCAGGTATCATAGATAAAAGTGTTGATTTTCCTGAACCATTTAATCCAATTAAAGCCCAGTTTTCTCCTTTTTTTATTTCCCAATTTATGTTTTTTAAAATCTCTCTACCATCTCTTTTAAAAGAAACATTTTTATAAGATAAAATTTTTTCCATATCTATCCTTATATTTTATTGATTATTTCATTTCCCATTTCAATAGTTCCAACTTTCTTATATCCGTCAGTATAAATATCAGAAGTTCTATATCCATCTTTTAAAACATTTTTTATAGCTTCTTCTATAACATCAGCCTCTTTATTTAAGTTAAAAGAATATCTTAACATCATAACAACTGATAATATTGTTGCTATTGGGTTAGCAATATTTTTTCCAGCAATATCAGGTGCAGAACCGTGACAAGGTTCATAGATACCAACTTTTCCATCTCCTAAACTAGCAGAAGCCAGCATTCCAATAGAACCTGTAAGCATAGAAGCTTCATCTGACAGAATATCCCCAAAAGTATTTTCTGTTAAAATTACATCAAATTGTCTTGGATTTATAACAAGTTGCATAGCTGCATTATCTACGTACATATGTTCAACTTGAACTTCTGGATAATTTTCAGAAATTTCATTTACAATTTTTCTCCAAAGCTTTGAGCTATCTAAAACATTTTGTTTATCTACACTTGTTATCTTTTTATTTCTTAATTTAGCTATTTCAAAAGCCTTTTTAGTTATTCTCTCAATCTCACTTCTTTTGTATACAAGAGTATCTGAGGCCTCTTCATCACTATATTTTTTAGGTCCAAAATATAGTCCACCTGTTAATTCTCTAACAACCATTATATCTAAGCCATCTCCAATTATTTCTTCTTTTAATGGACTAGCATTTTTTAATTCATTAAAAAGAATAGCTGGTCTTAGATTTGTAAAAACTTCTAATTCTTTTCTTATTTTTAAAAGTCCTTTTTCTGGTCTTAGTTCAGGCTCAATCTTATCCCATTTAGTTCCGCCAACTGCTCCTAAAAGAACAGCATCACTATCTTTACATATTTTTATAGTTTCATCAGATAAAGGTACTCCATATTTATCAATAGATTCTCCACCTAAATATCCTCTTGTAAAGATAAATTTATGATTAAATTTTTCTCCAATTTTTTCTAAAACTTTTGTTGCTACATCAACAATTTCTGGTCCTATTCCA
Above is a window of Fusobacterium massiliense DNA encoding:
- the leuB gene encoding 3-isopropylmalate dehydrogenase; translated protein: MEYKIAVLKGDGIGPEIVDVATKVLEKIGEKFNHKFIFTRGYLGGESIDKYGVPLSDETIKICKDSDAVLLGAVGGTKWDKIEPELRPEKGLLKIRKELEVFTNLRPAILFNELKNASPLKEEIIGDGLDIMVVRELTGGLYFGPKKYSDEEASDTLVYKRSEIERITKKAFEIAKLRNKKITSVDKQNVLDSSKLWRKIVNEISENYPEVQVEHMYVDNAAMQLVINPRQFDVILTENTFGDILSDEASMLTGSIGMLASASLGDGKVGIYEPCHGSAPDIAGKNIANPIATILSVVMMLRYSFNLNKEADVIEEAIKNVLKDGYRTSDIYTDGYKKVGTIEMGNEIINKI
- the ilvC gene encoding ketol-acid reductoisomerase codes for the protein MAGNILGTTVYYDADCNLQKLVGKKITVLGYGSQGHAHALNLKENGMDVTIGLRKDSKTWKVAEEAGFVVKETGEAVKNADVVMVLIPDEIQGDTYTNSIAPNLKKGAYLGFGHGFNIHFKKIQPNEDINVFMVAPKGPGHLVRRTFQEGSGVPCLIAVYQDPSGDTKDIALAWASGIGGGRSGILETTFKQETETDLFGEQAVLCGGITELIKNGFEVLTEAGYDPVNAYFECLHEMKLIVDLIYEGGFGKMRHSISNTAEYGDFLAGPKVITSVSKDAMRNILADIQSGKFADEFLADSKAGQPFLKAHRKAASEHKIEEVGQELRKLMSWIK
- a CDS encoding ABC transporter ATP-binding protein encodes the protein MEKILSYKNVSFKRDGREILKNINWEIKKGENWALIGLNGSGKSTLLSMIPAYTFATKGEVSVFDKKFGTCIWAEIKEKVGFVSSTLNNFSDRLNTQSLMDIVLSGKYNSIGIYQEITQKDREKANSIIKDFKLSHLKLNKFNTLSQGEQRKTLLARAFMNEPSLLILDEPCSGLDIRAREMLLKSLEKNSKNINAIPFIYVTHQIEEIIASISHVAILDNGKIVAQGNKYEVLTDENLSKLYEIDVKIEWSNNRPWLIVK